One region of Oceanispirochaeta sp. genomic DNA includes:
- a CDS encoding SPOR domain-containing protein produces MDNIKNQSREDNNLKTLWVLFSALGLLIIVGTAGFFFFSPDKQGGEIKPVLAATTLVTQEKVEEFDPIAWSRESDEYPGLEEKSENLIEVEVVSEEPEPVVERPAAVVEAAPVTPKVKTPVYKEVSQLVYWIQVGSYSSMTKAESVRVVLKEKGLTGTVQTKDVNGNTVYRVRIGAFNSKEEAEKFSTQVQALKGYEESFVIQSVQVKKVIVNS; encoded by the coding sequence ATGGATAATATTAAAAATCAGTCAAGAGAAGACAATAATCTGAAAACACTCTGGGTTTTGTTCTCTGCCCTGGGACTTTTGATCATCGTTGGAACGGCAGGATTTTTCTTTTTTTCTCCGGACAAACAGGGCGGGGAGATTAAACCAGTTCTTGCTGCAACGACACTGGTCACACAGGAGAAGGTTGAGGAGTTTGATCCTATCGCCTGGTCCCGGGAGAGTGATGAATATCCGGGATTGGAAGAAAAATCTGAAAATCTTATTGAAGTAGAGGTTGTTTCAGAAGAGCCTGAGCCTGTCGTCGAAAGACCGGCAGCGGTTGTAGAGGCTGCTCCTGTCACTCCCAAGGTAAAAACTCCCGTATATAAAGAAGTGTCCCAGCTGGTTTACTGGATACAGGTCGGTTCCTATAGCTCCATGACCAAGGCAGAAAGTGTTAGGGTCGTTCTTAAGGAAAAAGGTTTGACCGGCACAGTTCAAACCAAAGATGTGAATGGCAATACAGTGTACCGGGTCAGGATCGGTGCTTTTAACAGCAAAGAAGAAGCCGAAAAGTTCAGTACTCAGGTCCAGGCACTGAAAGGTTATGAAGAAAGCTTTGTCATCCAGTCTGTTCAGGTTAAAAAAGTAATCGTTAACTCCTAA
- the coaE gene encoding dephospho-CoA kinase (Dephospho-CoA kinase (CoaE) performs the final step in coenzyme A biosynthesis.), translated as MIIGLAGKSCSGKNQVAEILKQKGFHCIDMDLMAHDLLEAMKLTLSSAFGPSILDFEGRVDRKKLGNIVFSDSLLLKKLEDLLYPELHNELTRYLKEVEPGIPTVLNAAALQKGEFWRRCDIVIWVKAPLFLRLFRAYKRDKRSLLHLIKRFRAQKQLKSQYFLSRVDTYIIRNGLTRSVLQNKVETWIKHLPPER; from the coding sequence ATGATTATCGGACTGGCCGGAAAAAGCTGTTCTGGCAAAAATCAGGTTGCCGAAATCCTGAAACAGAAGGGATTTCACTGCATCGACATGGATTTGATGGCTCATGATCTTCTAGAGGCAATGAAACTGACTTTAAGCAGTGCCTTCGGTCCTTCTATCCTCGATTTTGAGGGGCGGGTGGATCGGAAAAAACTGGGGAATATCGTATTTAGTGATTCCCTCCTTTTAAAGAAACTGGAAGATCTCCTTTATCCCGAACTTCATAATGAATTGACCCGATATTTGAAAGAGGTGGAGCCGGGTATCCCCACTGTATTAAATGCGGCGGCACTTCAGAAAGGTGAGTTCTGGAGGCGCTGTGATATCGTGATCTGGGTCAAGGCCCCCCTGTTTTTGAGACTCTTCAGGGCATATAAAAGGGATAAGCGTTCGCTCCTGCATTTAATCAAACGATTCAGGGCTCAGAAGCAACTAAAGTCTCAATATTTTTTATCCAGAGTCGATACTTATATTATAAGAAATGGTCTCACCCGGTCTGTTCTTCAGAATAAGGTTGAGACCTGGATAAAACATCTTCCACCGGAGAGATAA